From a single Miscanthus floridulus cultivar M001 chromosome 8, ASM1932011v1, whole genome shotgun sequence genomic region:
- the LOC136468948 gene encoding uncharacterized protein, with protein MHNEKNVAEAIWNTCFDIKDKTKDNVKARQDIELLCDRPSLHLYKRNGKWQRPRAPYCIDKDDKIKILNWFQELKFPDGYAANIRRGVNLLQKKIFGFFKEFDNEQWKGRSQPSARDISNLRLNGWKGTRGRNRGPNFFDWFKNICAIRSSVHNVLRQISYGFRKRVSSYGCYDVNGYRFRSEKYESKRAGLATTNSGVCVTCTDDNGNALEYFGVIEDIIKISWEGREQLDLVLFYCRWFDPTSRGVKRTENLGLVEVKHSSRLQNFEPFVLASQVTQVYYLSYASDDPSLKDWWVVYHVAPRDRLPPIDINNDSIETEGPTNDISFFQEDGLEGTFVIDLGDIELIDTLASDEITDPKELEQLEKQTVAPEQEEILESDEEGDEDDAESYDEDCYEEEDF; from the exons ATGCATAATGAAAAAAATGTGGCTGAAGCTATTTGGAACACATGTTTTGATATTAAAGATAAGACTAAAGATAATGTGAAAGCTAGACAAGACATAGAGCTGCTTTGTGACCGTCCATCTCTTCATTTGTATAAAAGGAATGGGAAGTGGCAGAGACCAAGGGCCCCATACTGTATAGATAAGGATGATAAGATCAAAATTCTAAATTGGTTCCAAGAACTCAAGTTTCCAGATGGGTATGCTGCTAATATTAGGCGTGGGGTTAATCTGCTGCAAAAGAAGATTTTTGGTTTCTTCAA agaatttgataatgaACAATGGAAGGGTCGCTCACAGCCAAGTGCACGGGATATTAGTAACTTAAGATTAAATGGTTGGAAAGGCACACGTGGCAGAAATAGAGGCCCCAATTTCTTTGATTGGTTCAAAAACATA TGTGCAATCAGATCAAGTGTTCACAATGTGTTGCGTCAAATTTCATATGGGTTTCGCAAAAGGGTGTCCTCCTATGGTtgctatgatgtgaatggatatagGTTTCGGTCTGAGAAGTATGAGAGTAAGCGGGCAGGATTGGCTACAACCAATAGTGGTGTTTGTGTGACGTGTACTGATGACAATGGAAATGCTCTTGAGTACTTTGGTGTTATTGAAGACATCATTAAAATTTCATGGGAAGGCAGGGAACAACTTGATCTAGTTTTATTTTATTGCCGCTGGTTTGATCCGACTTCTAGGGGTGTTAAGCGAACTGAAAATCTTGGTCTGGTGGAAGTGAAGCATAGCTCTAGGCTTCAAAATTTTGAACCGTTTGTGTTGGCAAGTCAAGTTACACAGGTTTATTATCTATCATATGCTAGTGACGACCCTAGTTTAAAAGACTGGTGGGTAGTGTACCATGTGGCACCAAGAGATCGTTTGCCTCCAATCGACATCAACAATGATTCCATTGAAACTGAAGGGCCAACAAATGACATCTCATTTTTCCAAGaggatggattggaaggcacATTTGTGATCGATCTAGGTGACATTGAATTGATTGACACATTAGCCTCAGATGAAATAACTGATCCAAAAGAATTGGAACAGCTAGAGAAGCAAACTGTTGCTCCAGAGCAGGAAGAGATATTAGAAAGTGATGAAGAAGGCGACGAAGATGATGCTGAATCCTATGATGAAGACTGCTACGAAGAAGAGGATTTCTAA